A single genomic interval of Amycolatopsis albispora harbors:
- a CDS encoding helix-turn-helix transcriptional regulator has product MEFVKTSGRLLSLLSLLQARRDWPGALLAERLEISQRTVRRDVDRLRELGYPIVAIKGPDGGYRLDAGSELPPLLFDDEQAVALAVALRIATTSGAGIEEAAARALTTVRQVMPARLRRRIDTFEFTTVTAGTRPDPPVASEVLMALSAAVHAREVLRFDYQRQDTPRRVEPCHLVTWGGRWYLLAWDLDRADWRTFRADRITPRVPTGPRFTPRELPGGDVAAFVANRFRGSTGSGEWPCRGEVILDLPAEQVSGYVRDGVVEELGPDRCRLVAGSWSWAGLAASLGRFDADIEVVGPPELKRAFGNLARRYAAAAADRRRTGEAGQSR; this is encoded by the coding sequence ATGGAATTCGTGAAAACCTCCGGGCGGCTGCTGTCGTTGCTCTCGCTGCTCCAGGCACGCCGGGACTGGCCGGGCGCGCTGCTGGCCGAGCGGCTGGAGATCAGCCAGCGGACCGTGCGCCGCGACGTCGACCGGCTGCGCGAACTCGGCTACCCGATCGTGGCCATCAAGGGCCCGGACGGGGGATACCGCTTGGACGCCGGTTCGGAGCTGCCCCCACTGCTGTTCGACGACGAGCAGGCCGTGGCGCTGGCCGTCGCGCTGCGGATCGCCACCACCTCCGGCGCCGGGATCGAGGAGGCGGCCGCCCGCGCGCTGACCACCGTCCGGCAGGTCATGCCCGCCCGGCTGCGGCGCCGCATCGACACCTTCGAATTCACCACCGTCACCGCGGGCACCCGCCCGGACCCGCCGGTGGCCAGCGAAGTGCTGATGGCGCTGTCGGCCGCGGTGCACGCGCGCGAGGTGCTGCGCTTCGACTACCAGCGGCAGGACACCCCCCGCCGCGTCGAGCCCTGCCACCTGGTCACCTGGGGCGGGCGCTGGTACCTGCTCGCCTGGGACCTCGACCGCGCCGACTGGCGGACCTTCCGCGCCGACCGCATCACCCCGCGGGTGCCCACCGGACCCCGGTTCACCCCGCGGGAACTGCCCGGCGGTGACGTCGCCGCGTTCGTGGCCAACCGGTTCCGGGGCTCGACCGGCTCGGGGGAGTGGCCGTGCCGCGGCGAGGTGATCCTGGACCTGCCCGCCGAGCAGGTGTCCGGCTACGTGCGCGACGGCGTGGTCGAGGAACTCGGCCCGGACCGGTGCCGCCTGGTGGCCGGTTCCTGGTCGTGGGCGGGACTGGCCGCCTCGCTCGGGCGGTTCGACGCCGACATCGAGGTCGTCGGGCCGCCCGAGCTGAAGCGGGCCTTCGGGAACCTGGCACGCCGGTACGCCGCCGCCGCGGCGGATCGGCGGCGCACCGGCGAAGCGGGTCAGTCGCGCTGA
- a CDS encoding putative quinol monooxygenase has product MIFITAKFRVLPEHADRWPEISRAFTEATRAEPGCLWYDWSRSLDDPNEYVLVEAFRDDDAGAAHVNSEHFRTAQRELPPYLAETPRIVNAKVDQDDWSELGELAVQRD; this is encoded by the coding sequence ATGATCTTCATCACCGCGAAGTTCCGCGTGCTGCCGGAGCACGCGGACCGGTGGCCGGAAATCTCGCGTGCGTTCACCGAGGCGACCCGCGCCGAACCGGGCTGCCTCTGGTACGACTGGTCGCGCAGCCTCGACGACCCGAACGAGTACGTGCTGGTCGAGGCGTTCCGCGATGACGACGCCGGTGCGGCGCACGTCAACTCCGAGCACTTCCGGACCGCGCAGCGCGAACTGCCGCCGTACCTCGCGGAAACCCCGCGGATCGTCAACGCGAAGGTCGACCAGGACGACTGGTCGGAGCTGGGCGAACTGGCCGTTCAGCGCGACTGA
- a CDS encoding acetoin reductase: MSKNVLVTGAARGIGKGIALRLAADGHDVAVNDIAANEAELETVAKEIRDAGRRSAVVTADVSDPAAVTGMVAATAEAFGSLDVMVANAGIAQVLPLLEVTPEDWDRMMAINARGIFLCYQAAAKQMIEQGNGGKIIGAASIVAHRPFALLGHYSASKWAVRGLTQAAAMEWAKHGITVNAYCPGIVGTAMWDLIDEKLAESEGLRKGQAIEKYSNLIHLGRVSVPEDVAGYVSYLASPDSDYMTGQSVMIDGGIQFA; encoded by the coding sequence ATGAGCAAGAACGTTCTGGTCACCGGTGCGGCACGAGGGATCGGGAAGGGAATCGCGCTGCGGCTCGCCGCGGACGGGCACGACGTGGCGGTCAACGACATCGCCGCCAACGAAGCCGAACTGGAGACCGTCGCCAAGGAGATCCGCGACGCCGGGCGGCGCTCCGCGGTGGTCACCGCCGACGTGTCGGATCCGGCGGCGGTCACCGGCATGGTCGCCGCCACCGCGGAGGCGTTCGGCTCGCTGGACGTGATGGTGGCGAACGCGGGCATCGCGCAGGTGCTGCCGCTGCTGGAGGTGACCCCGGAGGACTGGGACCGGATGATGGCGATCAACGCGCGCGGCATCTTCCTGTGCTACCAGGCCGCGGCGAAGCAGATGATCGAGCAGGGCAACGGCGGCAAGATCATCGGCGCGGCGTCGATCGTGGCGCACCGGCCGTTCGCGCTGCTGGGGCACTACTCGGCGTCGAAGTGGGCGGTGCGCGGGCTGACCCAGGCCGCGGCGATGGAGTGGGCCAAGCACGGCATCACGGTCAACGCCTACTGCCCCGGCATCGTCGGCACCGCGATGTGGGACCTCATCGACGAGAAGCTCGCCGAGTCCGAGGGCCTGCGCAAGGGCCAGGCGATCGAGAAGTACTCGAACCTGATCCACCTCGGCCGGGTGTCTGTGCCGGAGGACGTGGCCGGGTACGTGTCCTATCTCGCCTCCCCCGATTCGGACTACATGACCGGGCAGTCGGTGATGATCGATGGTGGAATCCAGTTCGCCTGA
- a CDS encoding helix-turn-helix domain-containing protein — protein MDLVALGKRVQALRVERGLSLQALADRSSVSPSMLSSVERGEKASTVVVLDRIANGLGVRLSRLIEDPETQRMVLRRAGEQDIVHEPGGWLRTILTPVIPGVNFEWIAVMLPPGCEPGTYGPWAAGSHEFIAVSEGVLTMTVDGREINLAAGDSLYLAADLPHAYANRTGEICRYHVAALIMRPRGTGTTAVSN, from the coding sequence ATGGATCTGGTGGCGTTGGGCAAGCGCGTTCAGGCGCTGCGCGTGGAACGGGGCCTGAGCCTGCAGGCGCTGGCCGACCGCTCGTCGGTCAGCCCGAGCATGCTGTCCTCTGTGGAGCGTGGCGAGAAGGCGTCCACCGTCGTGGTGCTCGACCGCATCGCGAACGGGCTCGGGGTGCGGCTGAGCCGGTTGATCGAGGACCCCGAAACCCAGCGCATGGTGCTGCGCCGCGCCGGCGAGCAGGACATCGTGCACGAACCCGGCGGCTGGCTGCGGACGATACTGACCCCGGTGATCCCCGGGGTCAACTTCGAGTGGATCGCCGTCATGCTGCCGCCCGGCTGCGAACCGGGCACCTACGGCCCGTGGGCCGCCGGTTCGCACGAGTTCATCGCGGTGTCCGAGGGCGTGCTGACGATGACCGTCGACGGCCGCGAAATCAACCTGGCCGCGGGCGATTCCCTGTACCTGGCCGCCGACCTCCCGCACGCCTACGCCAACCGGACCGGCGAGATCTGCCGCTACCACGTGGCCGCGTTGATCATGCGGCCACGCGGCACCGGCACCACCGCTGTCTCAAACTGA
- a CDS encoding GNAT family N-acetyltransferase — translation MNSSAIVKPLREATRADLPAIAEIYAHYVRNSVATFELTPPDAVEWERRFDAVVGAGLPFLVAESGGAVAGYAYCVQWKPRPAYRHSVENSIYLAPEAAGQGLGGALLDELLARCAEADIRQVIAVIADTGDPSSAELHRRRGFREVGRLSKVGFKHGRWLDTGLWQKELGSHPGGRL, via the coding sequence GTGAACTCATCCGCTATAGTGAAGCCCCTGCGGGAGGCCACCCGGGCCGACCTCCCGGCGATCGCCGAGATCTACGCGCATTACGTGCGGAACAGCGTGGCCACCTTCGAGCTGACCCCGCCGGACGCGGTGGAGTGGGAGCGCCGCTTCGACGCCGTGGTCGGCGCGGGCCTGCCGTTCCTGGTGGCCGAGTCCGGGGGCGCGGTGGCCGGGTACGCGTACTGCGTGCAGTGGAAGCCGCGGCCCGCGTACCGGCACAGCGTGGAGAACTCGATCTACCTGGCACCCGAGGCGGCCGGACAGGGGCTCGGCGGGGCGCTCCTGGACGAGTTGCTCGCGCGCTGCGCCGAGGCGGACATCCGCCAGGTGATCGCGGTGATCGCCGACACGGGCGACCCTTCCTCAGCGGAACTGCACCGGCGGCGAGGTTTCCGCGAAGTGGGCCGGCTGTCGAAGGTGGGGTTCAAGCATGGGCGGTGGCTGGACACGGGGTTGTGGCAGAAGGAGTTGGGGAGCCACCCCGGGGGCCGATTGTGA
- a CDS encoding ABC transporter ATP-binding protein has translation MTEPALRAVGLHRRFAHPSGDVEVLRGLELQVHAGELTTVAGRSGSGKSALLALLGGFDSPDSGAVYLDGVPISEAPPWHTCAVLPQALGLANELTVAENVALPLRLRPTGEDIGARVRELLGALGIGELAERYPTEVSFGQQQRVALARAVSARPKVLLTDEPTAHLDGASIGPVLRLLRGCAAEGAAVIAATHDDRVHEIADRRVRLLDGVLTAALD, from the coding sequence GTGACCGAGCCGGCGCTGCGCGCGGTGGGCCTGCACCGGCGGTTCGCCCACCCCAGTGGTGATGTCGAGGTGCTGCGGGGGCTGGAGCTTCAGGTGCACGCGGGTGAGCTGACCACGGTCGCGGGGCGGTCGGGGTCGGGGAAGAGCGCGCTGCTGGCCCTGCTCGGCGGGTTCGATTCACCCGATTCGGGGGCGGTGTACCTGGACGGGGTGCCGATTTCGGAGGCGCCGCCGTGGCACACGTGCGCGGTGCTGCCGCAGGCGCTGGGCCTGGCGAACGAGCTGACGGTGGCGGAGAACGTGGCGCTGCCGCTGCGGTTGCGGCCCACTGGTGAGGACATCGGCGCCAGGGTGCGCGAGTTGCTGGGCGCGCTGGGCATCGGCGAACTGGCTGAGCGCTATCCGACGGAGGTTTCGTTCGGGCAGCAGCAGCGGGTGGCGCTGGCGCGGGCGGTCAGCGCGCGGCCGAAGGTCCTGCTGACCGACGAGCCCACCGCACACCTGGACGGCGCGAGCATCGGCCCGGTCCTGCGGCTGCTCCGGGGGTGCGCGGCCGAGGGCGCCGCCGTCATCGCCGCCACCCACGACGACCGGGTGCACGAGATCGCGGACCGCCGAGTACGCCTACTGGACGGCGTCCTCACCGCCGCCCTGGACTGA
- a CDS encoding ABC transporter ATP-binding protein — translation MPDVPMFQLHGVGVDYPTPAGVVTAVHDAAFTVPHRGLTVLAGPSGSGKSTLLRVLGLVDRPARGVVRFDGTDTTRLGHAARRQLRRDHLGVVFQQPLDNLLEYLSIEDNLQAAARSARRSCDAAAILARLGLAHTADWQLTALSGGQQQRLAFGCALARGSAVVLADEPTSQLDEASADLVLETIADLVADEYTVVAASHDDRLIALGSRVVWLREGMVDGVEDRKGRAA, via the coding sequence GTGCCTGACGTTCCGATGTTCCAGCTCCACGGGGTCGGCGTGGACTACCCGACCCCGGCGGGGGTGGTGACCGCCGTGCACGACGCCGCGTTCACCGTGCCGCACCGGGGGCTGACCGTGCTGGCCGGGCCGTCCGGTTCGGGCAAGTCGACGCTGCTGCGGGTGCTCGGCCTGGTCGACCGGCCCGCGCGTGGCGTGGTCCGCTTCGACGGCACCGACACCACGCGCCTCGGCCACGCCGCCCGCCGTCAGCTGCGGCGTGATCACCTCGGCGTGGTTTTCCAGCAGCCGCTGGACAATCTGCTGGAGTATCTGTCCATTGAGGACAACCTGCAGGCGGCGGCGCGGTCCGCGCGGCGGTCGTGCGACGCGGCGGCGATCCTGGCGCGGCTCGGGTTGGCGCACACCGCGGACTGGCAGCTGACCGCGTTGTCCGGCGGTCAGCAGCAGCGACTGGCCTTCGGGTGCGCGCTGGCGCGTGGTTCGGCGGTGGTGCTGGCCGACGAGCCGACCTCACAGCTGGACGAGGCGTCGGCGGACCTGGTGCTGGAGACGATCGCGGACCTGGTGGCCGACGAGTACACCGTGGTCGCGGCCTCCCACGACGACCGGTTGATCGCGCTCGGTTCGCGGGTGGTGTGGTTGCGCGAAGGCATGGTGGACGGGGTCGAGGACCGGAAGGGGCGAGCGGCGTGA
- a CDS encoding FtsX-like permease family protein encodes MRSRRGPATSRNARRAGPWRNAPRAALSSPLTLLVAGVTALLSCFLAGAAVLHASAAGGATVSAQAEITCPDLYGPSFTQRGVDPATVPATLETVRRHAPAHGFGEPRVAMYTPDLSNVEFAGTNYKTRLGYTDGGLDQLALADGSRAPGLWMGKDLFSQAGLSLGARGAHGALPPVVGVYQDLVNPAPRWWCSQQALAVQQRKVDPAGGAIVFATDRDSFFQAAAAAGAPGLESMRITFDTPTPATVAEAEDQTRRAGELVAAVRADLGPGTRLDAGTPFGISVDIASQAQENVRDSILPLAALSVLVGLGGIGTVGLQWYQRRYRHVRLHVTRGSGPLAVGGLAVAELGTALLLGGAAGTALAHVLLGVYGPPGAASAPAKLLSVAVAAGVLVLSVLLLAGVVAVRVHREFQLGRVAGGRARQVLFWLPWELGAAALALIGWLRLTSRPPVTATEPVPPIDPIALTYPVFVVLTAGLVAARLGWLLLAASHRARFWSRPALQLAIRRLAGARAPVTGVLVIGVLALGTLAAGNGIADGQRTALETKSGLFVGANSRADTESTVGTGEVPLPEALRGNSTVVGELTGTGSVVLVVDPATFTESAWLGDFDPALLDRLGPPGPDGVPALRVGHRPGQRAELPGLGDAAPVADLTVFPIIGGKPGYVISRAALTPQQLTGVPKWTVLSELPLASLTGALAAADLAHPNELSRQTALDALPFLLVEWTFSFVVVLGAVLAVVAVLALLVAVEVRRRQNALAGALVLRMGMRPRALLRSHLIEHGALAGMAVVTGVACGVAVAAISAPRFDPARWLAPRSAPPDPTLFVLGAVAAAVLVVAMAGWIAVRSVRTARTAELLRA; translated from the coding sequence ATGCGCAGTCGCAGGGGGCCGGCCACGTCCAGGAACGCTCGCCGCGCCGGCCCGTGGCGCAACGCCCCGCGTGCCGCGTTGTCGAGTCCGCTGACCCTGCTCGTCGCCGGGGTCACCGCGTTGCTGTCGTGCTTCCTGGCCGGGGCGGCGGTGCTGCACGCGTCGGCGGCCGGTGGCGCGACGGTGTCCGCGCAGGCCGAGATCACCTGCCCCGATCTGTACGGGCCGTCGTTCACCCAGCGCGGGGTCGACCCGGCGACCGTTCCCGCCACGCTCGAGACAGTCCGGCGGCACGCGCCCGCGCACGGTTTCGGTGAGCCGCGGGTCGCGATGTACACGCCGGATCTGAGCAACGTCGAATTCGCGGGCACGAACTACAAAACACGCCTCGGCTACACCGACGGCGGTCTGGACCAGCTCGCGCTCGCCGACGGCAGCCGCGCGCCCGGGTTGTGGATGGGCAAGGACCTGTTCTCCCAGGCGGGGCTGAGCCTCGGCGCGCGGGGTGCGCACGGTGCGCTGCCGCCGGTCGTCGGCGTGTACCAGGACCTGGTGAACCCGGCGCCGCGCTGGTGGTGTTCGCAGCAGGCGCTGGCGGTGCAGCAGCGGAAGGTCGATCCCGCCGGTGGCGCGATCGTGTTCGCCACCGACCGCGACAGCTTCTTCCAGGCCGCGGCCGCCGCGGGCGCGCCGGGGCTGGAGTCGATGCGCATCACCTTCGACACGCCGACTCCGGCCACCGTCGCCGAGGCGGAGGACCAGACGCGGCGCGCCGGTGAGCTGGTCGCCGCGGTCCGCGCCGACCTCGGGCCGGGGACGCGGCTCGACGCCGGGACGCCGTTCGGGATCTCGGTGGACATCGCGAGCCAGGCGCAGGAGAACGTGCGCGACTCGATCCTGCCGCTGGCCGCGCTGAGCGTGCTGGTCGGGCTCGGCGGCATCGGCACCGTCGGGCTGCAGTGGTACCAGCGGCGCTACCGGCACGTCCGGCTGCACGTCACGCGCGGGTCGGGGCCACTGGCGGTGGGCGGGCTGGCGGTGGCCGAACTCGGCACCGCGCTGCTGCTCGGCGGCGCGGCGGGCACCGCGCTCGCGCACGTCCTGCTCGGTGTCTACGGGCCGCCCGGTGCCGCGAGCGCCCCGGCGAAACTGCTGTCGGTCGCCGTCGCGGCCGGGGTGCTGGTGCTGTCGGTGCTGTTGCTGGCCGGGGTGGTCGCGGTGCGCGTGCACCGGGAATTCCAGCTGGGCCGGGTCGCCGGTGGGCGCGCCCGGCAGGTGCTGTTCTGGCTGCCGTGGGAACTGGGCGCCGCCGCGCTGGCGCTGATCGGCTGGCTGCGGCTGACCTCGCGGCCGCCGGTGACGGCCACCGAGCCGGTGCCGCCGATCGATCCGATCGCCCTGACCTACCCGGTTTTTGTGGTGCTCACCGCCGGGCTGGTGGCCGCGCGGCTGGGGTGGCTGCTGCTGGCCGCCTCCCACCGCGCGCGGTTCTGGTCGCGGCCCGCGCTGCAGCTGGCGATCCGGCGGCTGGCCGGGGCCCGCGCGCCGGTGACCGGGGTGCTCGTGATCGGGGTGCTGGCGCTGGGCACGCTGGCCGCGGGCAACGGTATCGCCGACGGGCAGCGGACCGCGCTGGAGACCAAGTCCGGGCTGTTCGTCGGCGCGAACTCCCGTGCCGACACCGAATCCACCGTCGGCACCGGCGAGGTCCCGCTGCCCGAGGCGTTGCGCGGCAACAGCACGGTGGTCGGCGAGCTGACCGGCACCGGCAGCGTGGTGCTCGTGGTGGACCCGGCCACCTTCACCGAATCCGCGTGGCTCGGCGATTTCGACCCGGCGCTGCTGGACCGGCTCGGCCCGCCGGGGCCGGACGGCGTGCCCGCGCTGCGGGTCGGGCACCGGCCGGGACAGCGAGCCGAGCTGCCCGGTCTCGGCGACGCCGCGCCGGTCGCGGACCTGACGGTGTTCCCGATCATCGGTGGCAAGCCGGGGTACGTGATCTCGCGGGCGGCGCTGACCCCGCAGCAGCTCACCGGCGTTCCGAAGTGGACGGTGCTGTCGGAGCTGCCGCTGGCCTCGCTGACCGGCGCGCTGGCCGCCGCCGATCTGGCGCACCCCAACGAGCTGAGCCGCCAGACCGCGCTCGACGCGCTGCCGTTCCTGCTGGTCGAGTGGACCTTCAGCTTTGTGGTGGTGCTCGGCGCGGTGCTGGCGGTGGTCGCGGTGCTCGCGCTGCTGGTGGCGGTCGAAGTGCGGCGGCGGCAGAACGCGCTGGCCGGGGCGCTGGTGCTGCGCATGGGGATGCGGCCGCGTGCCCTGTTGCGCAGCCACCTGATCGAGCACGGCGCGCTGGCCGGGATGGCGGTGGTGACCGGTGTGGCATGCGGGGTGGCGGTCGCGGCGATTTCGGCACCGCGCTTCGACCCGGCGCGCTGGCTGGCGCCGCGTTCGGCCCCGCCGGACCCGACGCTTTTTGTGCTCGGCGCGGTCGCCGCGGCGGTGCTGGTGGTGGCCATGGCAGGCTGGATCGCGGTGCGCTCGGTGCGTACCGCCCGGACCGCGGAGTTGCTGCGTGCCTGA
- a CDS encoding LysR substrate-binding domain-containing protein, producing MLELRRLALLHQFAVHGTIAATAAASGYSASAVSQQLSVLEREVGRTLLERTARSATLTEAGHTLAAHAAVILDAAEAAEADLAGTSVRGRVVVSTIPTAAAAWASALIEVSRAHPDLELVVHQHSPDEALRRLRTRETDLAVVDEWSNHIPREPGLHRRELHRDPLYLTGDPAGGTWLCAPPDQPSRPGTDRLLRELGIEPAVRWEFDGLPMIAALVARGAGAAILPGLALAGTGLPATPLDRHRRIDAVLRQGSRTRPAITAVLNALHTFVTNTAKVANPADSGGVAR from the coding sequence ATGCTCGAACTGCGCCGTCTCGCCCTGCTGCACCAGTTCGCCGTGCACGGCACGATCGCCGCGACCGCCGCCGCGAGCGGGTATTCGGCGTCGGCGGTGTCGCAGCAGTTGAGCGTGCTCGAACGCGAGGTCGGTCGCACCCTGCTGGAACGCACCGCCCGCAGCGCCACGCTCACCGAAGCCGGGCACACGTTGGCCGCGCACGCGGCCGTCATTCTCGACGCGGCCGAAGCCGCGGAAGCCGATCTCGCCGGGACGAGCGTGCGTGGCCGGGTGGTGGTCAGCACCATTCCCACCGCCGCCGCGGCGTGGGCGAGCGCGCTGATCGAGGTCAGCCGCGCGCATCCCGACCTGGAACTGGTGGTGCACCAGCACAGTCCCGACGAAGCACTGCGGCGCCTGCGCACCCGCGAGACCGACCTCGCCGTGGTGGACGAGTGGTCGAACCACATACCGCGCGAACCCGGGCTGCACCGGCGCGAACTGCACCGCGATCCGCTCTACCTCACCGGTGATCCCGCCGGGGGCACGTGGCTGTGCGCGCCGCCGGACCAGCCGTCACGCCCCGGCACCGACCGGCTGCTGCGCGAACTGGGCATCGAACCGGCGGTGCGCTGGGAGTTCGACGGCCTGCCGATGATCGCCGCGCTGGTCGCGCGCGGTGCGGGCGCGGCGATCCTGCCCGGTCTCGCGCTCGCGGGCACCGGCCTGCCCGCCACCCCGCTCGACCGGCACCGGCGCATCGACGCGGTGCTGCGCCAGGGATCGCGCACACGCCCCGCGATCACCGCCGTACTCAACGCACTGCACACCTTTGTCACGAACACAGCGAAAGTGGCCAACCCGGCGGATTCCGGCGGTGTGGCGCGGTAA
- a CDS encoding pyridoxal phosphate-dependent aminotransferase gives MKASAVSPTLAVNEEVARRRAAGLPTVPLGFGEAGIPVHPMLTAALADAAPAAGYGPAAGIPELREAAAGYWTRRGVPAEAADVVAAPGSKALLWAVLGAAGGGVALPKPSWVSYAAQAALHHLPCHLVPGAAGVPDADRLDALGPELSTVVLTLPDNPTGAVAPPEAVRAVCEVAEKHNLLILSDEIYRDLVHDSATPFLSPAEVAPERTVVTTGLSKNLALGGWRIGVARFPGAEPRDAVIGMGSEVWSAPAQPVQKVAALAFTEPSALRDRIDASRRLHSRVATAVARILTGAGVTCPAPQAGFYLYPDFSGWAVRDDRELAARLLDLGVATLPGSAFGDDPGALRLRIATSLLYGENDEQRHQALAAADPARLPWIAAQLDRFENALRSAHERFGPSLG, from the coding sequence ATGAAGGCTTCCGCAGTTTCACCCACCTTGGCCGTCAACGAAGAAGTCGCCCGCCGCCGCGCGGCGGGGCTCCCCACCGTTCCGCTGGGCTTCGGCGAAGCCGGGATCCCGGTGCACCCGATGCTGACCGCCGCGCTCGCCGACGCCGCACCGGCCGCCGGCTACGGCCCGGCGGCGGGCATTCCCGAACTCCGCGAGGCCGCCGCCGGGTACTGGACACGCCGTGGTGTGCCTGCCGAAGCCGCCGACGTGGTGGCCGCGCCCGGCAGCAAGGCGTTGCTGTGGGCGGTGCTCGGGGCCGCCGGTGGCGGGGTCGCGCTGCCGAAACCGAGCTGGGTCAGCTACGCCGCGCAGGCCGCGCTGCACCACCTGCCGTGCCACCTGGTGCCGGGTGCGGCGGGTGTGCCCGATGCCGACCGGCTCGACGCGCTCGGCCCGGAGCTGAGCACCGTGGTGCTGACCCTGCCGGACAACCCGACCGGCGCGGTGGCGCCGCCGGAGGCCGTGCGCGCGGTGTGCGAAGTCGCCGAGAAGCACAACCTGCTGATCCTGTCCGACGAGATCTACCGCGACCTCGTGCACGATTCCGCGACACCGTTCCTCAGCCCGGCCGAGGTGGCCCCGGAGCGGACGGTGGTGACCACCGGGCTGAGCAAGAACCTGGCGCTGGGCGGCTGGCGCATCGGCGTCGCGCGGTTTCCCGGCGCGGAACCGCGTGACGCGGTGATCGGCATGGGCAGCGAGGTCTGGTCGGCGCCCGCGCAGCCCGTGCAGAAGGTCGCGGCACTGGCGTTCACCGAACCGAGCGCACTCCGCGACCGCATCGACGCCAGCCGCCGCCTGCATTCCCGCGTCGCCACCGCCGTCGCGCGCATCCTGACCGGCGCGGGCGTCACCTGCCCGGCACCACAGGCCGGTTTCTACCTCTACCCGGACTTCTCCGGCTGGGCCGTGCGCGACGACCGCGAACTGGCCGCGCGCCTGCTCGACCTCGGTGTCGCCACCCTGCCCGGTTCCGCGTTCGGTGACGACCCCGGCGCACTGCGGCTGCGCATCGCGACCAGCCTGCTCTACGGCGAAAACGACGAGCAGCGGCACCAAGCGCTCGCCGCCGCCGATCCCGCCCGGCTGCCGTGGATCGCCGCGCAGCTGGACCGGTTCGAAAACGCCCTACGCTCGGCGCATGAACGATTTGGCCCGAGCCTGGGATGA
- a CDS encoding class I SAM-dependent methyltransferase, whose amino-acid sequence MNDLARAWDEAADGYEAYFVPRFAPWVRTAVDALGSLPDGPVLVPCSGTFPELDLLTERFPGRELTGIDLSAGMVRLATARAGGNPLVHVVEGDAATLDPQWTGRCAAVLSVFGLQQLPEPEAALAAWTAALRPGGRLSVVFWPGVVESEGPFAVMREALRPHVPPSDRSWEDRLTGFDRDEYVTHPMTHPDAATVFEAYVRSGPLRPLVTERGEEFVAGLREEFLRRAPSGEWTHHPRARLLTR is encoded by the coding sequence ATGAACGATTTGGCCCGAGCCTGGGATGAAGCCGCCGACGGCTACGAAGCCTACTTCGTGCCGCGGTTCGCACCGTGGGTTCGCACCGCCGTCGACGCTCTGGGGTCGCTGCCCGACGGGCCGGTCCTGGTGCCGTGCTCCGGCACCTTCCCCGAACTGGACCTGCTGACCGAGCGGTTCCCCGGCCGCGAGCTGACCGGCATCGACCTGTCCGCCGGCATGGTCCGGCTGGCCACCGCCAGGGCGGGCGGCAACCCGCTGGTGCACGTGGTCGAAGGCGACGCGGCCACGCTGGATCCACAGTGGACCGGCCGGTGCGCGGCGGTGCTGTCGGTGTTCGGCCTGCAGCAGCTGCCCGAGCCCGAGGCCGCGCTCGCCGCGTGGACGGCGGCGCTGCGCCCCGGTGGCCGGCTGTCGGTCGTGTTCTGGCCGGGCGTGGTCGAATCCGAGGGCCCGTTCGCGGTCATGCGGGAGGCGCTGCGGCCGCACGTGCCGCCGTCGGACCGGTCGTGGGAGGACCGGCTGACCGGTTTCGACCGCGACGAGTACGTCACGCACCCGATGACCCATCCGGACGCGGCGACGGTGTTCGAGGCCTACGTCCGGTCCGGGCCACTGCGCCCGCTGGTCACCGAGCGCGGCGAGGAGTTCGTCGCCGGACTGCGCGAGGAGTTCCTGCGCCGCGCGCCGTCGGGGGAGTGGACCCACCATCCCCGCGCGCGGCTGCTGACCCGCTGA